One stretch of Harmonia axyridis chromosome 1, icHarAxyr1.1, whole genome shotgun sequence DNA includes these proteins:
- the LOC123671227 gene encoding transmembrane reductase CYB561D2-like produces MADDQNDQIDKYTIAMTVIRFLLNLLARAGLAGVVTYSIWLPIEHYHYWFSWHVILSTLGYVPIMAESILLFTGDDGWIKLVSTRTKYIVHGVLITLGTVCFTAGNIVISANTKTDHFSTAHGLTGLISMILCLLSLLIGLATYYSTKLRNMIKPVKLKFIHNLVGILGYIIGIVSLCYAFYTRWWIFYTEEKSRLAAVIVTIITTLWTLNGSISSGYNQIKSIFT; encoded by the exons ATGGCAGACGATCAAAATgatcaaattgataaatataCGATTGCTATGACTGTTATTCgatttttattgaatcttttAGCAAGAGCTGGCTTAGCTGGTGTTGTGACTTATTCAATTTGGCTTCCGATAGAACATTATCATTACTGGTTTTCTTGGCATGTGATACTTTCCACATTAGGG TACGTCCCAATCATGGCTGAGTCCATTCTTCTTTTCACTGGAGATGATGGCTGGATTAAACTAGTTAGCACAAGAACTAAATACATCGTACATGGAGTACTTATAACCTTGGGAACTGTTTGTTTTACGGCAGGAAATATTGTGATTTCGGCAAATACCAAAACAGATCATTTTTCAACAGCTCATGGCCTAACAG GTCTTATTTCCATGATTCTCTGCCTCTTGTCCCTCTTAATTGGACTAGCAACATACTACTCAACCAAACTGAGGAATATGATAAAACCTGTGAAACTtaaatttattcataatttagTTGGTATATTAGGATACATTATTGGAATTGTAAGTCTGTGCTATGCTTTCTATACTAGATGGTGGATATTTTATACTGAAGAGAAGTCGAGATTAGCAGCTGTAATTGTTACTATAATCACAACACTTTGGACCTTGAACGGAAGTATTTCTTCTggttataatcaaataaaatcaatattcacatga
- the LOC123671225 gene encoding chitooligosaccharidolytic beta-N-acetylglucosaminidase: MKIFILFCFLGIEYISALSSPWSWECKNERCTKKEILKGEEEKAVSLEACQMYCSRNSGLWPKPTGKVDISNNLVPLNPSQIEINSRRTSPLTAKAAKLFKEDLISRIATTRDSANNDGKPLSINIFLTEPDTDKLTLETDESYNLILAPDDKGKVQVNITAPNFYGSRHGLETLGQLIIYDDLRNKLMVPSTAYIVDKPAYPYRGILLDTSRNYISVDAIKKTINGMAASKLNTFHWHITDSHSFPYVSKSRPELSLYGAYSPKKVYTEKDIEEIVDFAKSRGVRVMPEFDAPAHVGEGWQKTGYVICLNAQPWGSYCVEPPCGQFDVTKDGLYDALEDIYGDMVDQFDPDIFHMGGDEVHFTCWNNTKSITDWMAKKGWGREEKDFAKLWGYFQDNAVERLFKKTNKNIPIIMWTSTLTKKEHIAKYLPKDKYIIQIWTTGSDPQIDELLSEGYKLILSNYDALYLDCGFAGWVTDGNNWCSPYIGWQKVYDNNPRKIAGSKVSQILGSEAALWTEQVDSTSVDSRLWPRAAAMAETLWSDPQTSWREAESRFLIHRERLVRRGIDADALEPEWCLQNENECPINKV; this comes from the exons atgaagatttttattttattctgcTTCCTAGGCATTGAATATATTAG TGCATTATCATCCCCATGGTCTTGGGAATGCAAAAACGAAAGATGTACCAAAAAGGAGATTTTAAAAGGCGAAGAAGAGAAGGCCGTATCTTTGGAAGCATGTCAAATGTACTGTTCGAGGAACTCGGGTCTTTGGCCAAAACCAACAGGAAAGGTTGATATCAGCAACAATCTAGTGCCCCTAAATCcatctcaaattgaaataaactcAAGAAGGACAAGTCCCCTCACTGCTAAAGCTGCAAAGCTGTTCAAAGAAGACCTCATTAGCAGAATAGCAACAACTAGAGATTCTGCCAATAATGATGGAAAGCCTCTTTCTATCAACATCTTCCTCACTGAACCAGATACAGATAAGCTCACCTTAGAAACAGACGAGAGTTATAACTTAATATTAGCTCCTGATGACAAAGGAAAAGTACAAGTTAATATCACTGCACCTAATTTTTACGGTAGTAGACATGGTCTGGAAACTCTTGGCCAACTTATAATTTATGATGATTTGAGAAATAAGCTTATGGTTCCCTCGACTGCTTACATTGTTGATAAACCAGCCTACCCTTACAGAGGAATTCTTTTGGATACCTCGAGAAATTACATATCGGTGGATGCTATAAAGAAAACGATCAATGGTATGGCTGCTTCTAAGCTGAATACTTTCCACTGGCATATAACAGATAGTCATAGTTTTCCATATGTTTCCAAATCAAGGCCAGAACTATCCCTTTACGGGGCGTATTCCCCAAAGAAGGTATACACAGAAAAagatattgaagaaattgtaGACTTCGCTAAATCTAGAGGTGTCAGAGTTATGCCAGAATTTGATGCTCCTGCTCATGTTGGAGAAGGATGGCAAAAAACTGGATATGTGATTTGTCTAAATGCTCAGCCTTGGGGTAGTTATTGCGTCGAACCACCATGTGGCCAATTCGACGTCACCAAAGATGGTCTTTATGATGCTTTGGAAG ATATTTATGGGGATATGGTGGACCAATTCGATCCTGATATCTTCCATATGGGAGGGGATGAAGTCCACTTCACGTGCTGGAACAACACCAAGAGCATCACAGACTGGATGGCCAAAAAGGGTTGGGGAAGAGAGGAGAAAGATTTCGCCAAACTATGGGGTTACTTCCAGGATAACGCAGTGGAACGACTATTTAAAAAAACGAACAAGAACATTCCAATTATCATGTGGACCAGCACTTTGACGAAAAAAGAGCACATCGCAAAATATTTGCCTAAAGACAAATATATTATTCAGATTTGGACCACAGGAAGTGATCCACAAATTGATGAGCTGTTGAGTGAGGGTTATAAACTCATATTGAGTAATTATGATGCTCTTTATCTAGATTGTGGTTTCGCTGGTTGGGTAACAGATGGCAATAACTGGTGCTCCCCATATATAGGATGGCAGAAAGTTTATGATAATAATCCACGCAAAATTGCAG GTTCCAAGGTTAGTCAGATTCTTGGATCAGAAGCAGCTTTATGGACTGAACAGGTAGATTCCACTTCAGTGGATTCCAGGTTATGGCCTAGAGCAGCAGCAATGGCAGAGACCTTATGGTCTGATCCTCAAACCTCATGGCGAGAAGCTGAAAGCCGATTTCTTATTCACAGGGAACGATTAGTTAGAAGGGGAATAGATGCAGATGCCCTAGAGCCTGAGTGGTGCctacaaaatgaaaatgagtgCCCGATCAATAAAGTGTGA
- the LOC123671226 gene encoding cell wall protein DAN4-like, with amino-acid sequence MDLWYKVVLYFIALFGSGQFVVHKGLVPRENGNLSDSSSVYSDYDDSPKDFGSKSCILSKLPTLSSKFVIFPRDYFQRKKTTKLPTEVSTKRTKLRKKTTRRHVPTSVSTENIQINKHNVTHPTHIPKIRPIILKKKHAVNSTKFHLNKVPRSLLTNFTKTRRTKTPTNTPSIQEIPLVTIPSTESMISDQNWSPTKETTVAYTQIVITTPPETTVYGNLITSSVDALDDKNFEFSSQPYDDQDDTKLLLSSRRDHYSTKDISDTWYPYNSTSLPSISTECHIITTDNDISSVSSTISSTSYHSSSYFTTSTTSTTPTTSITTETTKFSALTSSPTPGISSTASTPKKRNSKLIRSSLLPLVMIGNKFYHLQTDIKVNFFGAFHFCKKYGMELLSIENRKEEVAIANFLNESRIGEIWTSGTDLAKEGKFIWLSTGKPFDYTAWGPNQPDNFGSIEDCVQIIMRPLFSDYFAWEDVFCDLPSSFICEVSTCTDFCMND; translated from the exons ATGGACTTATGGTATAAAGTTGTTTTGTATTTTATTG CTCTGTTTGGGAGTGGACAGTTCGTAGTGCATAAAGGACTAGTTCCCAGAGAAAATGGTAATTTATCTGATTCGTCTTCTGTATATTCTGATTACGATGATTCTCCAAAAG attttggTAGTAAAAGCTGCATATTATCGAAATTACCCACACTCTCCTCTAAGTTTGTAATTTTTCCAAGAGACTACTTCCAACGGAAGAAAACAACTAAATTACCTACAGAAGTATCCACTAAACGTACCAAACTACGTAAAAAAACTACAAGGCGTCATGTACCTACATCGgtgtcaactgaaaatattcaaattaataagCATAATGTGACTCACCCTACTCATATACCAAAAATACGACCAATTATCTTGAAGAAAAAGCATGCAGTCAATTCaacgaaatttcatttgaataaagtACCTCGAAGTCTTCTGACTAATTTTACTAAAACTCGTCGAACCAAAACACCAACTAACACACCTAGTATACAGGAAATTCCACTTGTCACAATCCCATCCACAGAAAGTATGATATCAGATCAGAATTGGTCACCTACGAAAGAAACCACAGTGGCTTATACGCAGATAGTGATAACAACACCACCAGAAACAACAGTATATGGAAACTTGATAACATCGTCAGTTGATGCTCTAGACGACAAGAATTTCGAATTTTCATCTCAACCGTATGATGATCAAGACGATACCAAGTTATTGTTGAGCAGCAGGAGGGATCATTACAGCACGAAAGATATCTCAGACACATGGTATCCTTACAATTCTACATCTCTTCCGAGTATATCAACGGAATGTCACATTATTACAACTGATAATGATATTTCAAGTGTTTCTTCTACTATATCGAGCACCTCTTATCATTCTTCATCCTATTTCACAACTTCAACAACTTCTACAACTCCTACAACATCAATAACAACCGAAACTACAAAGTTTTCTGCTCTAACATCATCACCAACTCCTGGAATCTCTTCAACTGCCTCAACGCCGAAAAAGCGCAATTCCAAATTGATTAGGAGTTCTTTGCTTCCTTTGGTTATGATAGGAAACAAATTTTATCATCTGCAAACCGATATTAAG GTGAATTTCTTCGGTGCTTTCCATTTTTGTAAAAAATATGGCATGGAGTTGTTGAGTATAGAGAACAGGAAAGAAGAAGTTGCGATAGCAAATTTCTTAAACGAAT CTAGAATCGGTGAAATATGGACTTCTGGCACAGATTTGGcgaaagaaggaaaatttattTGGCTCTCAACTGGAAAGCCGTTCGACTATACTGCTTGGGGACCAAATCAACCAGATAACTTTGGTTCAATTGAAGACTGTGTACAAATAATTATGCGCCCCCTCTTCTCTGATTATTTCGCTTGGGAAGATGTATTCTGTGACCTTCCATCCTCTTTCATTTGTGAAGTTTCCACTTGTACAGATTTTTGCATGAATGATTGA
- the LOC123688674 gene encoding nascent polypeptide-associated complex subunit alpha produces the protein MPEMTEVEKAAAVEPKIEQSSSSTDSDSDEDDIPELNEAAAAQAATAAAAPTGDNASAASFPGSAAAGLPIDMVSKAKQSRGEKKARKIMSKLGLKPVQGVSRVTIRKSKNILFVINKPDVYKNPVSDTYIVFGEAKIEDLSQQQQIAAAEKFKEVNPAGEEATGNPTTSVAPIAEESEDEEVDETGVEDKDVELVMSQASVSRARAIKALKNNQNDIVNAIMELTM, from the exons ATGCCAGAAATGACTGAAGTCGAGAAAGCTGCAGCTGTAGAGCCTAAAATTGAACAGAGTTCAAGCTCTACAGATAGTGATTCCGATGAAGACGATATCCCAGAATTGAACGAGGCCGCAGCAGCCCAGGCAGCTACTGCAGCTGCTGCACCTACCGGAGACAATGCTTCTGCAGCTTCCTTCCCTGGCAGCGCCGCTGCAGGTTTACCAATTGATATGGTATCCAAAGCTAAACAGTCTAGGGGTGAAAAGAAAGCCAGGAAGATTATGTCTAAATTGGGCTTGAAACCA GTGCAAGGAGTTAGTAGAGTCACGATAaggaaatcaaaaaatattttgtttgttattaacaAACCTGATGTATACAAAAACCCTGTTAGTGATACATATATTGTGTTTGGTGAGGCTAAGATTGAAGATTTGTCTCAACAACAACAAATTGCTGCTGCTGAGAAGTTCAAGGAAGTAAATCCTGCTGGGGAAG AAGCCACAGGCAATCCAACCACTTCTGTGGCACCAATTGCTGAAGAATCAGAAGATGAAGAAGTAGATGAAACGGGAGTTGAAGACAAAGATGTAGAATTAGTCATGTCGCAAGCAAGTGTTAGTAGAGCACGGGCTATAAAGGCACTGAAAAATAACCAGAATGACATAGTGAATGCAATAATGGAGTTGACCATGTAG
- the LOC123670572 gene encoding transmembrane emp24 domain-containing protein bai: MDFWSQCIYIFSLILATNGIMFNLPPNTQKCLREELQQNVPVKGEYEISEASGQKVDYIVKDSKGHTLSQKEDISKGKFSFNTESYDTYEICFISRVSPQVRGITQEVSLVTKHGVDVKDYASYGEAAKLKPIETELQRLEDLSNEIVQDFAYMRKREEEMRDTNESTNNRVLYFSIFSMFCLLGLATWQVLYLRRYFKAKKLIE; the protein is encoded by the exons ATGGATTTTTGGAGTCAATGTATATACATTTTTTCCCTTATCTTAGCAACTAATGGTATTATGTTTAATCTTCCACCTAACACGCAAAAATGTTTGAGAGAAGAACTTCAACAAAATGTACCTGTTAAAGGGGAATACGAAATTTCGGAAGCCTCAGGACAAAAAGTTGATTACATA GTGAAAGACTCGAAAGGTCATACGTTATCACAAAAAGAAGATATTAGCAAAGGAAAATTTTCCTTCAATACCGAAAGTTATGATACTTAcgaaatatgttttatttctcGAGTTTCACCCC AAGTCAGAGGTATTACACAAGAAGTTTCTTTAGTCACTAAACATGGTGTTGATGTGAAAGACTATGCATCT TATGGGGAAGCAGCCAAACTAAAACCTATTGAAACTGAATTACAACGTCTAGAAGACTTATCTAATGAAATAGTACAAGATTTTGCTTATATGCGCAAAAGAGAAGAAGAAATGAGAGATACCAATG AATCTACCAATAATAGAGTGCTCTACTTCTCGATATTTTCCATGTTCTGTCTTCTTGGATTGGCCACTTGGCAAGTTCTATATTTGAGAAGATATTTCAAAGCTAAAAAACTCATCGAATAA